The DNA window GGTTCTCCTACATCGTTTGACCAGACTACGACATCAGTGTATCTTTCTATTTCATCTCTTTTGAACACGTCAGCAGAACTTTTGTATCCTGCAAAGTAAAGAACTCTGTTTCCTTTTTCTTTCATGGCTTTGGCAATAGAGAAATGGACAGCATTACCTAAGCCCCCTCCTAATAAAAGTATATTTTGATTTTCAGGAATGTATGTGGGTTCTCCTGTGGGTCCCATGAGTATGATGCGTTCGCCTTTTTTAAGTGTAGCCAACATGCGTGAACTGCTGCCCATTTCTAATGCAATAGTAGAGAGCCATCCTTTTTCTTTGTCTACCCATGCACCTGTGAGTGCTAATCCTTCTGTAACTAATTTTGTACCTTCAATTACTGCCGCAGTAGTTTCAAAGTTTTGCAAACGATAGAACTGACCAGGTTCAAACTTGCGTGCCGCTAAGGGTGCTTTGACAATAACTTCTACAATAGTAGGCGTTAAGCGAACTACATCTACTACTTCAGCAATAAGCAGGTCATCTAATTTACTTGCAAAATCATTCCATTCTTTGGTGTCCCCATTTAAATTTTGTTTGTGCGTAAGCACACGTACTACATCTTTGTAAAAGTCTTTGGCAGATGCCATTGCTTTGACAACGTTGCCATGGTAATCAGGGTGGTTATCTCCATAAAACGAAACAAACTTTCCTTTGTAACTAAATGATGTAAAGCAAGCTTTTTCATGGTCTTCCGCAGGTAAAAGTTTGGGATTTCCTTCTAAATCATAAACTATTTTATGCTTTTTGAAGTAGCCATTTTTAGGGTTAATCTCAAAAGTGCCTTTGTGCTCTTTGTTGTAGACAGTGTTCGGTGAAGTTCCTGCGGCAACAAATAAAGACCGACAAGGTAGAGTTACGTATTCTCCTGTATTTATCCACTTACCATCGGGCAGCATCTCCGTTTTTTCCATGATTATTGCAGAGATAGCACCGTATTCATCTTTTACTGCTTCTACAGGATTAACTTTCTCTACAATACCGATACCTTCTTCTAAAGCTTTGTGAATTTCCTCGTGGTTCAAGCGGTAAGCAGGTGAGTCTACCAATCTCTTACGATAACACATTTTTACACCCCCCCAGCGTTGTACCCAACTAGCAAAATCTGGGGTTTCTCCTGCTTTGTAGGCGCGCTCTCTTTCCTCTGCGATAATTTTACCGTGCTCTAAAAATTCTTGCAAAATAATCCTGTCTTCACCTTGAAATTGAGAAAGAACAAACTCTTCACCGTAGAGCTCTATCAATCTCTTGTAACGATTATATACCTTTTCTACCTGAATAGGATAGTAAGCAGCTACTTCTGTACTAGTGTCTATGGCAGTAAGACCTCCACCAATAACAATAGCAGGTAGGCGGACTTGCAAGTTAGCCATAGAGTCTTTTTTAGCTGCTCCGCTAAGCTGCAGGTTCATCAGAAAATCGCTGGCTTTGCGAATACCTCTTGAAAGGTTGTTTTTAATGTTGATAATCGTAGGTTTGCCTGCTCCTGTGGCTAAAGCTACATGGTCAAAGCCTAAGTCAAAAGCTTCTTCTACCGTGAGAGTTCCTCCAAAACGTACTCCGCCATAGAAACGAACATGGTTCCTACGAGATAAAGCAAGGTAAGTTAAGTTCAAGAAATTTTTATCCCAACGTACTGTAATTCCGTACTCAGAAACTCCTCCAAATCCGACGATAATCCGCTCATCTGTTTCTTTAATCAGCTCCTTGATATCTTTGATGGGTTTAGGTAAAATTCCATTAGCTACATCGCCAACTAACTCTTTTGACCAAGGTTCAAGTTTTAAGCCGTCTATACCTACCACTCCGAAACCTTCTCTTAGCAAGTAGTGCGTCAAGGTATAGCCTGCGGGACCTAAGCCCACTACTAATACTTTCTTTCCATTATACGGCTTTTCTACGGGACAATCACGGTTGAGTGGATTCCACTTTTGTAATAAGCAGAATATCTCAAATCCATAGGGCAATTGAAGGGTTTCCCAAAGACAAGCGGTTTCATTTTGGGGAATATTGACAGGTTCTTGTTTTTGATAAATACAGGACTTCATGCAGTCATTGCAGATTCTATGCCCTGTACCTGCTACGGTGGCGTTATCTATCATGATAATTGCTAATGCCCCTATGCTATGCCCTATGTTTCGTACTGCCTGGAACTCAGATATTCGGACATCTAGCGGGCAGCCATTGAGTTTTATGCCTAATGGATTGCGTTCTATTTGTTTTTCTTTGTTACGAAGACCTTTGCTGCATGAGTCTTTTTCTCTTTCA is part of the Bacteroidia bacterium genome and encodes:
- a CDS encoding FAD-dependent oxidoreductase, with translation MQNIELQFGYKYADLYNPQRLQDLLHTFYQFLEQENKEIYSDFIAYTRREREFNPVEEGNLLVATAPYLSKFIAKLFNIEKEAGYYVERAQETKIIFQFKKEFMGKKYHKNFDTSQAASWELNTLTHKVSEMIGNQPITEQRIAQLGMQLIQEEKNNVPDAKEKIQTLLQWLYKAKNTPLTQGWVSYRVPHKLNFEQLVELEVRTENTIPVFYGPQKYRRRRDGFKLTDRRMSMLEIDAETDYCMTCHEREKDSCSKGLRNKEKQIERNPLGIKLNGCPLDVRISEFQAVRNIGHSIGALAIIMIDNATVAGTGHRICNDCMKSCIYQKQEPVNIPQNETACLWETLQLPYGFEIFCLLQKWNPLNRDCPVEKPYNGKKVLVVGLGPAGYTLTHYLLREGFGVVGIDGLKLEPWSKELVGDVANGILPKPIKDIKELIKETDERIIVGFGGVSEYGITVRWDKNFLNLTYLALSRRNHVRFYGGVRFGGTLTVEEAFDLGFDHVALATGAGKPTIINIKNNLSRGIRKASDFLMNLQLSGAAKKDSMANLQVRLPAIVIGGGLTAIDTSTEVAAYYPIQVEKVYNRYKRLIELYGEEFVLSQFQGEDRIILQEFLEHGKIIAEERERAYKAGETPDFASWVQRWGGVKMCYRKRLVDSPAYRLNHEEIHKALEEGIGIVEKVNPVEAVKDEYGAISAIIMEKTEMLPDGKWINTGEYVTLPCRSLFVAAGTSPNTVYNKEHKGTFEINPKNGYFKKHKIVYDLEGNPKLLPAEDHEKACFTSFSYKGKFVSFYGDNHPDYHGNVVKAMASAKDFYKDVVRVLTHKQNLNGDTKEWNDFASKLDDLLIAEVVDVVRLTPTIVEVIVKAPLAARKFEPGQFYRLQNFETTAAVIEGTKLVTEGLALTGAWVDKEKGWLSTIALEMGSSSRMLATLKKGERIILMGPTGEPTYIPENQNILLLGGGLGNAVHFSIAKAMKEKGNRVLYFAGYKSSADVFKRDEIERYTDVVVWSNDVGEPIQPRRKQDKTFKGNIIQAMMAYHKGELGETPIKLTEIDRIIAIGSDRMMNAVKQARHTIFKDIFKPDHVAIGSINSPMQCMMKEICAQCLCKHVDPVTGKEVEPVFSCFNQDQELDRVDFANLSERLAANSVLEKLSNLWLTHLYKQAEKSKTPESQIVLV